The Flavobacterium sp. 140616W15 sequence GACCTAAAAAAGTTGCCATTAATGATATTACCGATAACAGCTACAAAGATATTGCTTCGATAGCTGATCAAAATGGATTTGCAATCCTAAAAAATTGTGACCCAATTCCAGATCAGGAAATGGTAGTTGTAGTAAGCTACCAAAATCTGGAAAACTATGTTTCTAGCGGAAAACTCTATCTTTTTTACAACGAAAAACAATTCAAAGACAATAATTTCCAATTGGTCGATTTTCGAACCTATGCTGGCGAACGCGAAACAAAAGAAAATACAATCGCTTCAGTTAATGATCTTGATAATACCAGCACTTATTTGGCTTCAGTCGAAAATAATATTAAAACCAAAAAATACCGAAACACAACCACCGAAGAAGATCTTGACGCATCATTACTAGACGCAAATAAAACCTATCATAATGTTTCTGTTTTAGAATTTGACGATGCCAACCCGAGTGAAACCCGAAATGTATTTTACACTTTTAAGACCACTCCCGAAATGATTAAAGATACCAGCGCAACTGTAACCATGCGAGGAATATTTGTACCAAATCGAAGCTATAAAAATCATAAAATAAAAAACCTAGAAATGGAAATTGTGACTTCTCACGACCCAAACAAAATGGGCTCCAACGGAAGTTTTATGAATTACAGATTAGTACGTTTTAAAAGAGTCAATTTTAAAACACGCTTCCAAAACAATGGCGAAGGCCCAGCAAGAATGATTCGACTCGAAACGGACATTCCTGATATGTTCGACAAAAAAACATTTCAGATAGAAGATATGTATCCAAAATGTCCTATTTGCCCCAAAGATGAAATTCCTACCACAAGTTGTTTAGATACAATCATAAAGAAAAACCAGATATTCTTTACTTTCAAAAATATTTATTTACCCGGAAGCGAACAAAAAAATGTAAAAGAAAAAGACAGTACCAAAGGTTTTGTAAAATACTCTATGAAGTTTGGTGATGACTTTCATAAAGTAAAAACCCGAAGCCGAACCGCCATAATATTCGACAAGAATGAGCCTATTATTACCAATTATGCCACTACCCGATTCCTGCCCGGAATATCTATTGGTGCTAAAGCTGGTTATAATTTATATCCTGATTTAGACAAATCAACGAGTTACTTTGTAGGCGCAACTATTTCACCTTTTAAATCCTATCGATTTTATTGGCAAGTCGAATGGCTCAACGCGATAAACAAATACGAAAGCGGCACCACAATACGAGAAGGAATTGGGATAAATCCGAATGGAATGAAACAATTTCAACGCATAACAAATAGTACCGAAAACAAAAATATCAATTGGGAAGTTCCTATACTTATTCGGTATAACATTAATAATTACATAGGAGTTGGAGCAGGTTTACAAGCCAACATCAATGTTTCCGAAGAACAGAATCAAACCATAAAAACAGAAAGTTTTGAAGGAGGAACCGATCAGTTCTTAATGGACGCCAAAACGGAATCAAACACAATAAAAAACTCATTCACAGGATTTAAAACAGGCATCTTATTTGATTTAACGGCAGGTTTTACCCGAATTGGTCCTAGTTTAGGCGCCCGTTATGTGATAAACTTTGAGCAGAATTTTAATTATTTTCAGTTTTATGGGATTTGGAAGTTTTAGTTATTACACTAAGCTGCACAAAGAAAAAGAAGATACGCTAAGTTTCTAAATATCAAACTTTTATTTTCTTTGCGAAAAAGCTTTGCGAACCTTTGCGAAACAACATTTTATGAAAAAACGATATTGTTATATCTTATTCTTCTCAACGATAATTCTATTCGGGCAACGTCAGGAGGACAAAATATATCTTGCAATCGATTCTTTTATAGCACATCCATCTCCCAAAGCATTACAAAATCTAACAAATACAGAAACCTCGTTTTGGAAAAACCAAAATTCAAAAACCAAAGATGAATTACTGGCAGTCGTCGTTTTAAACTGCAACAAAGCCTATTATGAAAATCAGTTTGGACAAACAGAAAAAGCAATTGCGAGTTACGAAAAAGCTTGGCAGATATACGAAAAAAACAAACTAAAAGATTACGATATTATCGAATATTGCCTGAAACCTTTGGGCAATTTATATACCGTTCTGGGTGATTACGATAGTGCCGAAAACACCATAAAACAATATTTTTATATTGTAAACACATCTAAGAATTATCCCGAAGCTCAGAAACAAAAATTTGCTGCAATTCTGAATTTATCAAATGTTTATCAGAATTCTGGTAAAATTTCTTTGGCTATTGAATTACTAGAAAGTACCTTAAAAACCGAAAAACTATCAAATGATCAAAAAGGGATTTTATGGAATAATCTGGGGAATGGTTATTTATTGAGTACTAATGGATTTATCGTTAAATCGAATGCCTATTCTAATACAGAAAAAGCATTTGAATCTTCTATAAAATATTTAAAAAACGAAAAAGGTCAATCGGAAACTTTATCCAATTCTTACCGAAACTTAGCAGCTTTAAACAGACAATGGCAACGATTTGAAATTGCAAATTCATATTTAGAAAAAGCAGAAAAATTATTTTTAGAAACACCAAACCAACAACCTCGTAAACTAGCCAAGTTGTATTATGAAAAGGCATTGTTACTTTTTGATGAAGGAAAATATGATGAAAGTGCAAAACAAGTTCAGGCTATTTTTAAAATCCTGATTCCGAATTACAAAATATCAAAAAACAGTTTACCAAATCAAAATCAATTGTATGCCGAAACGGTCTTGATTGATGTTCTGGATTTGCAAGCAGAAATCTTTTCTAAACAAAATCAATCCAAAAAAGCACTCGAAGCATTTAGTCTTTCTTTTGATATTGAAGATTTACTAATGAATGTTTTGGTTTATGAAAACTCTAAAATCATTACACAAATACGAACACGAAATCGTACCGAAAAATGCATTTCGATTTATGATGAACTGTTTAAAAAAGAAAACAAAATTCAATATCTGGAAAAAGCTTTTCAATTATCAGAAAGAAGCAAATCGGGTATTTTAAAAGGATATAGATCGAATATTAAAACCGCTACTGCAGAAGAGAAATCTTTATTACAACAGCTTCAAAACTTAAACAATACCATTTTAAAAGAACAGCAAAAAGGAGATTTAGCTACTATTTCTAACATTAATTCGGCAATAAAAAAACAAAACGAATTAATGCTTTCGCTGAAGAAAATCCAAACCAAAAACCTCAATTATATTCCTGAGAATTGTGATACGAAAGCGCTTTTATCAAAACTGGAAAAAGATAAAGCCGTAATGGTTTACTATTTTGTGGGCT is a genomic window containing:
- a CDS encoding PKD domain-containing protein; translation: MKPLTSIFFILFSILSIGQTKVKDTITRRAIIGYNQNGNLVSFKPETPPLIPIAGAPKPSYSYLWELGDGHYSKQAEPKHVYKNKGTYTTRLAVTNNYDNGKPPATRPKKVAINDITDNSYKDIASIADQNGFAILKNCDPIPDQEMVVVVSYQNLENYVSSGKLYLFYNEKQFKDNNFQLVDFRTYAGERETKENTIASVNDLDNTSTYLASVENNIKTKKYRNTTTEEDLDASLLDANKTYHNVSVLEFDDANPSETRNVFYTFKTTPEMIKDTSATVTMRGIFVPNRSYKNHKIKNLEMEIVTSHDPNKMGSNGSFMNYRLVRFKRVNFKTRFQNNGEGPARMIRLETDIPDMFDKKTFQIEDMYPKCPICPKDEIPTTSCLDTIIKKNQIFFTFKNIYLPGSEQKNVKEKDSTKGFVKYSMKFGDDFHKVKTRSRTAIIFDKNEPIITNYATTRFLPGISIGAKAGYNLYPDLDKSTSYFVGATISPFKSYRFYWQVEWLNAINKYESGTTIREGIGINPNGMKQFQRITNSTENKNINWEVPILIRYNINNYIGVGAGLQANINVSEEQNQTIKTESFEGGTDQFLMDAKTESNTIKNSFTGFKTGILFDLTAGFTRIGPSLGARYVINFEQNFNYFQFYGIWKF